A genome region from Maridesulfovibrio salexigens DSM 2638 includes the following:
- the ftsY gene encoding signal recognition particle-docking protein FtsY, which translates to MSFEEPAPEPEIVEETPEYDPEPEAVKETPVAEPEPEELPVTEPEAVEETPVIETEPEPVEEPAVEPEVEETPAEEPEPEKKSKFSFLFGNKKSEEETKEEAPVAEVAKPVTSQEPVAAEAEEAPAAEKAPEPIVEKPAGPTILEPVMTAEAQPAEDKPQWQIDLTKALQQAEPRLSVWLGLILEDIEEAGDDLWDRLSFLLSALEAPKDEAEDFISRFKDWLEDMDYEYVEDFRSELQYRLALALELEDEEDERSRLFIKLSEGLNKTREQITKRIDSMLSSHTAFDDDFWEEFEEILIMADVGYDASMELVERMKERIRKAGETNPENFKDLLREELDEIFKVPKRIKAFNPPEVVMMIGVNGVGKTTTIAKLAHRAQMQGRKVLIVAGDTFRAAAIGQLEVWARRVGAGFYAKAEGSDPAAVAYEAIDYAVKNGYDLMLLDTAGRLHNKANLMEELHKIRRVLGKKHDEAPHRSVLVIDATTGQNALSQTKIFNEEIGVDELILTKLDGTAKGGVMIAVTMQHKIPITHIGLGEKMEDLRPFNGEDFAKALLLS; encoded by the coding sequence ATTTCATTTGAAGAACCTGCTCCAGAGCCGGAAATTGTTGAAGAAACTCCTGAATACGATCCTGAGCCGGAAGCAGTCAAGGAAACTCCTGTCGCCGAGCCGGAACCGGAAGAACTTCCTGTTACTGAGCCCGAAGCGGTTGAGGAAACTCCTGTAATTGAAACTGAACCGGAGCCAGTAGAAGAGCCTGCTGTTGAGCCGGAAGTAGAAGAAACTCCCGCAGAAGAACCGGAACCGGAAAAGAAATCCAAATTTTCATTCCTTTTTGGAAACAAAAAATCTGAAGAGGAAACAAAAGAAGAGGCACCGGTTGCAGAAGTTGCTAAGCCGGTAACTTCTCAGGAACCTGTAGCAGCTGAAGCTGAAGAAGCACCTGCTGCCGAAAAAGCTCCAGAGCCTATAGTTGAAAAACCAGCCGGACCAACCATACTTGAGCCGGTCATGACTGCTGAAGCACAGCCCGCAGAAGATAAGCCGCAGTGGCAGATTGACCTGACCAAAGCACTGCAACAGGCAGAACCGCGCCTTTCCGTATGGTTAGGTCTGATTCTCGAAGACATTGAAGAGGCTGGAGATGATCTCTGGGATCGCCTCTCCTTCCTGCTCAGCGCTCTTGAAGCTCCCAAAGATGAAGCCGAAGATTTCATTTCCCGCTTCAAAGACTGGCTCGAAGACATGGACTACGAGTATGTGGAAGATTTCCGCTCAGAACTCCAGTACCGTCTGGCCCTCGCCCTTGAACTTGAGGATGAGGAAGATGAGCGCAGCCGCTTGTTCATCAAGCTTTCCGAAGGTCTGAACAAGACCCGCGAGCAGATCACCAAGCGCATCGACTCCATGCTCTCCAGTCACACCGCCTTTGATGATGATTTCTGGGAGGAATTCGAAGAAATCCTGATCATGGCTGATGTTGGATATGACGCATCTATGGAGCTTGTAGAACGCATGAAAGAGCGTATCCGCAAGGCTGGAGAAACCAACCCTGAAAATTTCAAAGACCTGCTGCGCGAAGAGCTGGATGAAATATTCAAGGTTCCCAAACGCATTAAAGCTTTCAACCCGCCGGAAGTTGTCATGATGATCGGCGTTAACGGTGTAGGTAAAACCACCACTATAGCTAAGCTGGCCCACCGCGCCCAGATGCAGGGCCGCAAAGTCCTCATCGTTGCCGGTGATACTTTCCGCGCCGCAGCGATCGGCCAGCTGGAAGTATGGGCCCGTCGTGTCGGTGCCGGATTCTATGCCAAGGCAGAAGGTTCCGACCCCGCAGCGGTTGCTTATGAAGCCATCGATTACGCTGTAAAGAACGGCTACGACCTCATGCTCCTCGATACTGCCGGACGTCTGCACAACAAGGCAAACCTCATGGAAGAACTGCATAAAATCCGCAGGGTCCTCGGCAAGAAGCATGATGAAGCGCCGCACCGCAGTGTACTGGTCATCGATGCCACCACCGGACAGAACGCCCTTTCCCAGACCAAGATATTCAATGAGGAAATCGGCGTTGATGAACTGATTCTGACCAAACTGGACGGCACAGCCAAAGGCGGCGTCATGATCGCCGTGACCATGCAGCACAAAATCCCCATCACCCACATCGGTCTGGGTGAAAAAATGGAAGATCTCAGGCCGTTTAACGGCGAAGACTTTGCCAAGGCATTGTTGCTGTCGTAG
- a CDS encoding RluA family pseudouridine synthase — translation MNEIDRIIAGDSDDGLRLDKFLLKLLPDSGLRERRRLIENGLVMVNGRSCRSGLKMFPGAEVVLLEAEDRSCAVEILSQVKVVKQGEGFGTVYKPEGLHSAAIAGSAESSVEECLSGIFPGKEPILANRLDFLTSGMLLIAFGVERENEFRECEDSGTVDKVYHAKVHGIPEGPFVVKNSLDTADRKRTKVLDDQAPEERWSSAEVVERYDDGTSLLEVRIAKGARHQIRAHLAHAGFPIVGDPIYGREDSADRMYLHHRKIVLPGFEAVCETGWK, via the coding sequence TTGAATGAAATTGACAGAATTATAGCTGGTGATAGCGATGACGGTCTGCGTTTGGATAAATTTTTGCTCAAGCTGCTGCCCGACAGCGGATTGCGTGAACGCAGGCGGTTGATAGAGAACGGTCTTGTGATGGTCAATGGCCGCAGTTGCCGTTCAGGATTAAAGATGTTTCCCGGTGCGGAAGTTGTGCTGCTGGAAGCTGAGGATCGCTCCTGTGCTGTTGAGATTTTATCGCAGGTGAAGGTGGTTAAACAGGGGGAAGGATTCGGGACCGTGTATAAACCCGAAGGGTTACATTCAGCAGCAATTGCCGGAAGTGCGGAGTCTTCTGTTGAAGAATGTCTCTCCGGTATTTTTCCCGGTAAAGAGCCTATTCTTGCTAATCGTTTGGATTTTCTTACTTCAGGGATGTTGTTGATTGCTTTCGGAGTAGAGCGGGAAAATGAATTTCGTGAATGTGAGGATTCCGGCACAGTGGATAAAGTTTACCACGCCAAAGTGCACGGCATTCCTGAAGGACCTTTTGTTGTAAAGAACAGTCTTGATACTGCCGACCGTAAACGCACCAAAGTGCTTGATGATCAGGCTCCGGAAGAACGTTGGTCCAGTGCGGAGGTAGTTGAAAGATATGATGATGGAACTTCGCTTCTAGAAGTTCGTATAGCCAAAGGTGCCCGCCACCAGATCAGGGCTCATCTCGCCCATGCGGGATTCCCCATAGTGGGCGATCCTATTTATGGTCGCGAGGATAGTGCGGACAGGATGTATCTGCATCATCGTAAGATTGTCTTGCCGGGGTTTGAGGCGGTTTGTGAGACTGGTTGGAAATAG
- a CDS encoding DMT family transporter, producing MNIKGCIFVICAAIMWGLIGPISKFPIEQGVAPLENAFWRAVFAWMLFAVHACRIRAIKIDIKDLPQIIGFGFVGVTIFYGSYQLAVQDVGAALASVLLYTAPAWVAFMSWLLLGERMTPIKISAMLITIFGVTCVSLGPHIFGTGTEMSFTWPGIIFGLTSGFTYALYYIYGKTIFARYTTPTIFLYALPIGALCLLPFFEFTPKTGTSWMSIIALALICTYGAYSIYYAGLKWLEPTAASVIATIEPVIAAVLAWLWWNESFDWTGYIGSALIISAVLMIVMENKIIELFSRKRSEAY from the coding sequence GTGAATATTAAAGGATGTATTTTCGTCATCTGTGCCGCGATCATGTGGGGGCTGATCGGTCCCATCTCCAAATTCCCAATTGAACAGGGAGTAGCACCGCTTGAGAACGCCTTCTGGCGGGCTGTTTTCGCATGGATGCTCTTTGCTGTCCACGCCTGCCGCATCCGGGCTATCAAAATAGATATCAAAGACCTGCCACAAATCATCGGATTCGGTTTCGTAGGAGTAACCATATTTTACGGTTCCTACCAGCTGGCGGTGCAAGACGTGGGCGCGGCTCTGGCTTCGGTACTGCTCTACACTGCCCCGGCATGGGTAGCCTTCATGTCTTGGCTGTTGCTGGGCGAAAGAATGACTCCTATCAAAATATCAGCCATGCTGATCACCATTTTCGGGGTTACCTGCGTATCTCTCGGGCCTCATATTTTCGGGACTGGAACCGAAATGTCCTTCACTTGGCCGGGTATCATTTTCGGACTCACTTCCGGATTCACATACGCGCTCTACTACATATACGGAAAAACCATCTTTGCCCGCTACACCACGCCGACAATATTTTTATACGCCCTGCCCATCGGTGCACTTTGCCTGTTGCCATTCTTTGAGTTCACCCCGAAAACCGGGACTTCATGGATGAGTATCATCGCGCTGGCCTTGATTTGTACTTACGGAGCATATTCTATCTACTATGCCGGACTTAAATGGCTGGAACCAACCGCAGCCTCGGTTATCGCCACCATAGAACCGGTAATCGCCGCAGTGCTGGCATGGCTTTGGTGGAACGAAAGTTTCGACTGGACCGGATACATCGGCAGTGCTTTGATTATTTCTGCTGTGCTTATGATTGTCATGGAAAATAAAATTATTGAATTATTCTCGAGAAAAAGAAGCGAAGCCTATTAA